The Streptomyces phaeolivaceus genome has a window encoding:
- a CDS encoding VWA domain-containing protein — protein sequence MTTRVETVAETDAGGDADERLRRWRLVLGGDAADGTGCALGGRDAAMDQALGALYGNGKGGKSRAGQDRSAGLGASAPSVARWLGDIRTYFPSSVVQVMQRDAIDRLGLSALLLEPEMLEAVEADVHLVGTLLSLNKAMPETTKETARAVVRKVVEDLEKRLATRTRATLTGALDRSARVNRPRHHDIDWNRTIAANLKNYLPEYRTVVPERLIGYGRASQSVKKEVVLCIDQSGSMAASVVYASVFGAVLASMRSINTRLVVFDTAVVDLTDQLDDPVDVLFGTQLGGGTDINRALAYCQSQITRPADTVVVLISDLYEGGIRDEMLKRVAAMKASGVQFVTLLALSDEGAPAYDREHAAALAALGAPAFACTPDLFPEVMAAAIEKRPLPIPDRV from the coding sequence ATGACGACGCGGGTGGAGACGGTGGCGGAGACGGACGCGGGCGGGGACGCCGACGAGCGGCTGCGGCGCTGGCGGCTGGTGCTCGGCGGGGACGCGGCGGACGGCACCGGGTGCGCGCTCGGCGGGCGGGACGCGGCGATGGACCAGGCGCTGGGCGCGCTGTACGGGAACGGGAAGGGGGGCAAGTCGCGGGCGGGACAGGACCGTTCGGCGGGGCTCGGGGCGTCGGCGCCGTCCGTCGCGCGATGGCTGGGCGACATCCGGACGTACTTCCCCTCCTCCGTCGTCCAGGTCATGCAACGGGACGCCATCGACCGGCTCGGGCTCTCCGCGCTGCTCCTGGAGCCGGAGATGCTGGAGGCGGTGGAGGCGGACGTCCACCTCGTCGGCACCCTGCTCTCCCTCAACAAGGCGATGCCGGAGACGACGAAGGAGACCGCGCGAGCCGTCGTACGGAAGGTCGTCGAGGACCTGGAGAAACGGCTCGCGACCCGCACCCGCGCCACCCTCACCGGCGCCCTCGACCGCAGCGCCCGCGTCAACCGGCCGCGCCACCACGACATCGACTGGAACCGCACGATCGCGGCCAACCTCAAGAACTATCTGCCGGAGTACCGGACGGTCGTGCCCGAGCGGCTCATCGGGTACGGGCGGGCCTCGCAGTCGGTGAAGAAGGAGGTCGTCCTCTGTATCGACCAGTCGGGGTCGATGGCGGCGTCCGTGGTCTACGCGTCCGTGTTCGGGGCGGTGCTGGCGTCCATGCGGTCGATCAACACCCGGCTCGTCGTCTTCGACACGGCGGTCGTCGACCTCACCGACCAGCTCGACGACCCGGTCGACGTCCTCTTCGGCACCCAGCTCGGCGGCGGCACGGACATCAACCGGGCGCTCGCGTACTGCCAGTCGCAGATCACCCGGCCCGCGGACACCGTGGTCGTGCTGATCAGCGACCTCTACGAGGGCGGGATACGGGACGAGATGCTGAAGCGGGTGGCGGCGATGAAGGCGTCGGGGGTGCAGTTCGTGACGTTGCTCGCGCTCTCCGACGAAGGGGCGCCGGCGTACGACCGCGAGCACGCGGCGGCCCTCGCGGCGCTCGGCGCACCGGCGTTCGCCTGCACGCCCGACCTCTTCCCGGAGGTGATGGCGGCGGCGATCGAGAAGCGGCCGTTGCCGATACCGGACCGGGTGTGA
- the sucD gene encoding succinate--CoA ligase subunit alpha: MAIFLNKDSKVIVQGMTGATGMKHTKLMLADGTNIVGGVNPRKAGTSVDVDGTEIPVFGTVAEAIEKTGANVSVLFVPPAFAKAAVVEAIDAEIPLAVVITEGIAVHDSAAFYAYAVSQGNKTRIIGPNCPGLITPGQSNAGIIPGDITKPGRIGLVSKSGTLTYQMMYELRDIGFSSAVGIGGDPVIGTTHIDALAAFEADPDTDLIVMIGEIGGDAEERAADFIAKNVKKPVVGYVAGFTAPEGKTMGHAGAIVSGSSGTAAAKKEALEAAGVKVGKTPTETAKLAREILNG; this comes from the coding sequence ATGGCTATCTTCCTCAACAAGGACAGCAAGGTCATCGTCCAGGGCATGACCGGTGCCACGGGCATGAAGCACACCAAGCTCATGCTGGCCGACGGCACGAACATCGTCGGTGGCGTCAACCCGCGCAAGGCGGGCACGTCCGTCGACGTCGACGGTACCGAGATCCCGGTCTTCGGCACCGTCGCCGAGGCGATCGAGAAGACGGGCGCCAACGTATCCGTCCTCTTCGTACCGCCGGCCTTCGCCAAGGCCGCCGTCGTCGAGGCCATCGACGCCGAGATCCCGCTCGCGGTCGTCATCACCGAGGGCATCGCGGTCCACGACTCGGCCGCTTTCTACGCGTACGCGGTCTCGCAGGGCAACAAGACGCGCATCATCGGTCCGAACTGCCCGGGTCTGATCACTCCCGGTCAGTCGAACGCCGGCATCATCCCCGGTGACATCACCAAGCCGGGCCGTATCGGTCTCGTCTCGAAGTCCGGCACGCTGACGTACCAGATGATGTACGAGCTGCGGGACATCGGCTTCTCGTCGGCCGTCGGTATCGGTGGCGACCCCGTCATCGGCACCACGCACATCGACGCGCTCGCCGCGTTCGAGGCCGACCCCGACACCGACCTGATCGTGATGATCGGTGAGATCGGTGGCGACGCGGAGGAGCGGGCCGCGGACTTCATCGCGAAGAACGTGAAGAAGCCGGTCGTCGGTTACGTCGCCGGGTTCACCGCGCCCGAGGGCAAGACCATGGGCCACGCCGGTGCCATCGTCTCCGGGTCCTCCGGTACGGCCGCCGCGAAGAAGGAGGCCCTTGAGGCCGCCGGTGTCAAGGTCGGCAAGACGCCCACCGAGACGGCGAAGCTCGCGCGCGAGATCCTCAACGGCTGA
- the purN gene encoding phosphoribosylglycinamide formyltransferase, which produces MAAKPVAKRLVVLVSGSGTNLQALLDGIETTGVEAYGAEIVAVGADRGGIEGLARAERAGLPTFVCRVKDHETRDEWDAALAEAVDAYEPDLVVSAGFMKIVGKEFLARFGGRFVNTHPALLPSFPGAHGVRDALAYGARVTGCTVHFVDDGVDTGPIIAQGVVEVRDEDDESALHERIKEVERRLLVDVVGRLARNGYRIEGRKVVIQ; this is translated from the coding sequence GTGGCCGCCAAGCCCGTGGCCAAGCGCCTCGTCGTGCTGGTCTCCGGATCCGGCACCAACCTCCAGGCGCTGCTGGACGGCATCGAGACCACCGGCGTCGAGGCCTACGGCGCCGAGATCGTGGCCGTCGGAGCCGACCGCGGTGGCATCGAGGGGCTCGCCCGTGCCGAGCGCGCCGGACTGCCGACCTTCGTCTGCCGGGTCAAGGACCACGAGACACGTGACGAGTGGGACGCGGCGCTCGCCGAGGCCGTCGACGCGTACGAGCCCGATCTCGTCGTCTCCGCCGGGTTCATGAAGATCGTGGGCAAGGAGTTCCTGGCCCGGTTCGGCGGGCGGTTCGTCAACACCCACCCGGCGCTCCTCCCCAGTTTCCCGGGGGCCCACGGGGTGCGGGACGCGCTCGCGTACGGCGCCCGGGTCACCGGCTGCACCGTCCACTTCGTCGACGACGGCGTCGACACCGGGCCGATCATCGCGCAGGGCGTGGTGGAGGTCCGGGACGAGGACGACGAGAGCGCTCTGCACGAGCGCATCAAGGAAGTCGAGCGAAGGCTGCTCGTCGATGTCGTGGGGCGGCTCGCCCGCAACGGCTATCGCATTGAGGGACGAAAGGTAGTTATCCAGTGA
- the sucC gene encoding ADP-forming succinate--CoA ligase subunit beta, which yields MDLFEYQARDLFAKHGVPVLAGEVIDTPEAAREITERLGGKSVVKAQVKVGGRGKAGGVKLAATPDEAVARSTDILGMDIKGHTVHKVMIAETAPEIVEEYYVSYLLDRTNRTFLSIASVEGGMEIEEVAATRPEAVAKTPIDANVGVTPEIARGIVEAANFPAEVADKVADILVTLWKTFIEEDALLVEVNPLAKVASGDVLALDGKVSLDENADFRHPDHEELVDHAAANPLEAAAKEKNLNYVKLDGEVGIIGNGAGLVMSTLDVVAYAGENHGGVKPANFLDIGGGASAAVMANGLEIILGDPDVKSVFVNVFGGITACDEVANGIVQALQLLADKGEEVTKPLVVRLDGNNAELGRKILSDANHPLVQRVDTMDGAADKAAELAAAK from the coding sequence GTGGACCTGTTCGAGTACCAGGCGAGGGACCTCTTCGCCAAGCACGGTGTACCGGTGCTGGCCGGTGAAGTCATCGACACGCCTGAGGCGGCGCGCGAGATCACCGAGCGGCTGGGCGGCAAGTCTGTCGTCAAGGCTCAGGTGAAGGTCGGTGGTCGAGGCAAGGCCGGCGGCGTCAAGCTCGCCGCCACCCCGGACGAGGCTGTCGCCCGTTCGACGGACATTCTCGGGATGGACATCAAGGGCCACACGGTCCACAAGGTGATGATCGCCGAGACCGCTCCGGAAATCGTCGAGGAGTACTACGTCTCCTACCTCCTCGACCGCACCAACCGCACCTTCCTCTCCATCGCCTCCGTCGAGGGCGGCATGGAGATCGAGGAGGTGGCGGCCACCCGCCCCGAGGCCGTCGCCAAGACGCCCATCGACGCCAACGTGGGGGTGACCCCCGAGATCGCGCGCGGCATCGTCGAGGCCGCGAACTTCCCGGCCGAGGTCGCCGACAAGGTCGCCGACATCCTCGTCACCCTGTGGAAGACCTTCATCGAGGAGGACGCCCTTCTCGTCGAGGTCAACCCGTTGGCGAAGGTCGCCTCCGGCGATGTCCTGGCCCTCGACGGCAAGGTCTCCCTGGACGAGAACGCGGACTTCCGCCACCCCGACCACGAGGAGCTCGTCGACCACGCCGCCGCGAACCCCCTTGAGGCCGCCGCCAAGGAGAAGAACCTCAACTACGTCAAGCTCGACGGTGAGGTCGGCATCATCGGCAACGGCGCGGGTCTCGTCATGAGCACCCTCGACGTCGTCGCGTACGCCGGTGAGAACCACGGTGGCGTCAAGCCGGCCAACTTCCTCGACATCGGCGGTGGCGCCTCCGCCGCCGTCATGGCGAACGGCCTGGAGATCATCCTCGGCGACCCCGACGTCAAGTCGGTCTTCGTCAACGTCTTCGGTGGCATCACCGCCTGTGACGAGGTCGCCAACGGCATCGTGCAGGCGCTGCAGCTGCTCGCCGACAAGGGCGAGGAAGTCACCAAGCCGCTGGTCGTCCGGCTGGACGGCAACAACGCCGAGCTGGGTCGCAAGATCCTCTCCGACGCCAACCACCCGCTGGTCCAGCGCGTGGACACCATGGACGGCGCGGCCGACAAGGCCGCCGAGCTCGCGGCTGCGAAGTAA
- a CDS encoding RNA polymerase sigma factor — protein sequence MTGPGTGAQAGTGAESGTEWYQQPPGTDAGPGTDAGPAPGADDPAPPRPPDPLTPAQAFDALYAYCAPTLVQQTYLLTGRRRLAREAVERAFQLAWHRWPEVAVDRDPAGWVRAAAHDYALSPWHRLRPRQQPEPQPTDPTGRALLTALLELPPPYRRTLLLYDGVGLDLPDTAAETEASTPAAAGRLLYARATVTARLPEPVAPDDLNRLLATLPSGVRPGPTKPPALRARADLRARRWIHAAIAFTTLLLTTTALTLHTAPDHYEPPVPPGAPVQGVPPKAAPGPLSRTEQKLRAKLRSATAAGPERLHPEAH from the coding sequence GTGACCGGGCCCGGGACGGGGGCCCAGGCCGGGACGGGGGCCGAAAGCGGGACCGAGTGGTATCAGCAGCCCCCCGGCACGGACGCCGGCCCCGGCACGGACGCCGGCCCCGCCCCCGGCGCCGACGATCCGGCCCCACCACGCCCCCCGGACCCCCTGACCCCCGCTCAGGCCTTCGACGCCCTCTACGCGTACTGCGCCCCCACCCTCGTCCAGCAGACCTATCTGCTCACCGGACGACGCCGTCTCGCGCGCGAGGCGGTGGAGCGCGCCTTCCAACTCGCCTGGCACCGCTGGCCCGAGGTGGCCGTCGACCGCGACCCGGCGGGCTGGGTGCGGGCCGCCGCCCACGACTACGCCCTCTCCCCCTGGCACCGGCTGCGCCCCCGGCAACAGCCCGAACCCCAGCCGACCGACCCCACCGGCCGCGCCCTGCTGACCGCGCTGCTGGAACTGCCGCCCCCGTACCGCCGCACCCTGCTCCTCTACGACGGTGTCGGCCTCGATCTCCCCGACACGGCCGCCGAGACGGAGGCCAGCACACCGGCCGCCGCGGGCCGTCTCCTCTACGCCCGCGCGACCGTCACCGCACGCCTCCCGGAGCCGGTCGCCCCCGACGACCTCAACCGTCTCCTGGCCACACTCCCCTCCGGCGTCCGCCCGGGACCCACGAAACCCCCCGCCCTCCGGGCCCGCGCCGACCTGCGCGCCCGCCGCTGGATCCACGCCGCCATCGCCTTCACCACCCTCCTCCTCACCACCACCGCCCTCACTCTCCACACCGCCCCCGACCACTACGAACCCCCGGTCCCCCCGGGCGCCCCCGTCCAGGGCGTCCCCCCGAAGGCGGCCCCCGGCCCCCTCTCCAGGACCGAACAGAAACTCCGCGCCAAACTCAGATCGGCGACAGCCGCAGGCCCGGAACGCCTCCACCCGGAGGCCCACTGA
- a CDS encoding DUF5682 family protein, which yields MRGWGEAGDVRPPGGGPLLLGVRHHGPGSARAVRAVLEAARPRVVLIEGPPEADGLIALAADEDMRPPVALLAHAVDEPGRSSFWPFAEFSPEWVAVKWALAHGVPARFIDLPATHTLAWGRDEETAAEEAVRGDPLAALAEAAGYDDAERWWEDVVEHRRTGGDVFAPFTVLEEAMGALREVYGTGGRDRDPVREAYMRLQLRSAQKEFGDDGVAVVCGAWHVPALREKPTVAADRALLKGLPKVRTDMTWVPWTNRRLARAGGYGAGIDSPGWYGHLFGAPDRPVERWLTKVAGLLREEDRIVSSAHVIEAVRLAETLAAMRGRPLPGLTETTDAVRAVMCDGSDVPLSLVRDRLVVGDVLGEVPEAAPAVPLQRDLTRLQRRLRLKPEALEREMELDLRRENDAERSRLLHRLRLLGVEWGEPTASRGSTGTFRETWRLRWEPELSVRVAEAGVWGTTVLSAATAKAEADAVTARSLADITGLAERCLLAELPAALPVVMRVLADRAALDADVGHLAQALPALVRSLRYGDVRATDTRALAEVAAGLAERVFVGLPPACAALDAEAAQEMRRHVDAVHGAVGLLGETGAGTGEGVGKGQGTRGGRGIRGRWHSVLHVLSGRDTVPGVIRGRAVRLLLDDGELAQDEAARLMGLVLSPGTAPADAAAWIEGFVGGGSGGGMLLVHDERLLGLVDAWLTGVPGDAFTDVLPLLRRTFSAYEAGVRRTLGELVRRGPGRRASAAGVGSGGIPGFADDLDGDRADAVLPVVRLLLGLDGDGPEGDRRTAVDDNDLVGVAG from the coding sequence GTGAGGGGGTGGGGGGAGGCCGGGGACGTACGACCGCCCGGTGGTGGCCCGTTGCTGCTCGGGGTACGGCATCACGGGCCCGGGTCGGCGCGGGCGGTGCGGGCCGTGCTGGAGGCGGCTCGGCCCCGGGTCGTGCTGATCGAGGGGCCACCGGAGGCGGACGGACTGATCGCGCTGGCCGCCGACGAGGACATGCGGCCCCCGGTCGCGCTGCTCGCCCACGCGGTCGACGAACCCGGGCGGTCCTCCTTCTGGCCGTTCGCCGAGTTCTCCCCGGAGTGGGTGGCCGTCAAGTGGGCCCTCGCCCACGGTGTCCCGGCCCGCTTCATCGACCTGCCGGCCACCCACACGCTGGCCTGGGGGAGGGACGAGGAGACGGCGGCTGAGGAGGCGGTCCGGGGCGATCCGCTCGCCGCGCTCGCCGAAGCCGCCGGTTACGACGACGCCGAGCGATGGTGGGAGGACGTGGTCGAGCACCGGCGGACGGGCGGGGACGTCTTCGCGCCGTTCACCGTGCTGGAGGAGGCCATGGGCGCGCTCCGGGAGGTGTACGGGACCGGCGGGCGCGACCGGGATCCGGTGCGCGAGGCGTACATGCGCTTGCAACTGCGGTCCGCGCAGAAGGAGTTCGGGGACGACGGCGTGGCCGTGGTGTGCGGCGCCTGGCATGTGCCCGCGCTGCGGGAGAAGCCGACCGTGGCCGCCGACCGGGCGCTGCTGAAGGGGCTGCCCAAGGTCAGGACCGACATGACCTGGGTGCCATGGACCAACCGGAGGCTCGCCCGTGCCGGTGGCTACGGCGCGGGCATCGACTCGCCGGGCTGGTACGGGCATCTGTTCGGCGCGCCCGACCGTCCCGTGGAGCGCTGGCTGACCAAGGTGGCGGGCCTGCTGCGCGAGGAGGACCGGATCGTCTCCTCCGCCCATGTCATCGAGGCGGTACGGCTGGCCGAGACGCTCGCCGCGATGCGCGGGCGCCCGCTGCCGGGCCTCACCGAGACCACCGACGCCGTACGGGCGGTGATGTGCGACGGCTCGGACGTACCGCTGTCGCTGGTGCGGGACCGGCTGGTGGTCGGCGACGTCCTGGGGGAGGTGCCCGAGGCGGCGCCGGCGGTGCCCCTGCAGCGGGACCTCACCCGGCTCCAGCGGCGGCTGCGGCTCAAGCCGGAGGCGCTGGAGCGGGAGATGGAGCTTGACCTGCGCAGGGAGAACGACGCGGAGCGCAGCCGGCTGCTGCACCGGCTGCGGCTGCTCGGCGTCGAGTGGGGCGAGCCGACGGCCTCGCGCGGCAGCACGGGCACCTTCCGGGAGACCTGGCGGCTGCGCTGGGAGCCGGAGCTGTCGGTGCGGGTCGCCGAGGCCGGCGTCTGGGGGACCACCGTGCTCTCCGCGGCGACCGCCAAGGCCGAGGCTGACGCCGTCACGGCTCGCTCGCTCGCCGACATCACCGGCCTCGCCGAGCGCTGTCTCCTCGCCGAACTCCCCGCCGCCCTGCCCGTGGTGATGCGGGTGCTCGCCGACCGAGCCGCCCTCGACGCCGACGTCGGCCACCTCGCCCAGGCACTCCCGGCCCTCGTCCGCTCCCTCCGCTACGGCGACGTCCGCGCCACCGACACCCGCGCGCTGGCCGAGGTCGCCGCAGGCCTCGCGGAGCGCGTCTTCGTCGGGCTGCCGCCCGCGTGCGCCGCGCTCGACGCGGAGGCGGCACAGGAGATGCGCCGCCATGTGGACGCCGTGCACGGAGCGGTGGGCCTGCTAGGCGAGACCGGGGCGGGGACGGGGGAGGGTGTCGGGAAGGGGCAGGGCACCAGGGGCGGGCGTGGGATACGGGGCCGCTGGCACTCGGTGCTCCACGTCCTCTCCGGGCGGGACACGGTGCCGGGGGTGATCCGGGGGCGGGCCGTGCGACTCCTGCTGGACGACGGGGAGCTGGCGCAGGACGAGGCGGCGCGGCTCATGGGGCTCGTGCTGTCGCCGGGTACGGCACCGGCGGACGCGGCGGCGTGGATCGAGGGGTTCGTCGGCGGCGGCTCCGGCGGCGGGATGCTGCTCGTCCACGACGAACGGCTCCTCGGCCTGGTGGACGCCTGGCTCACCGGGGTGCCGGGGGACGCGTTCACGGACGTACTGCCGCTGCTGCGGCGGACGTTCTCGGCGTACGAGGCGGGTGTGCGGCGGACGCTCGGCGAGCTGGTGCGGCGCGGGCCGGGGCGAAGGGCGAGTGCGGCGGGCGTCGGGTCCGGCGGCATACCCGGCTTCGCCGACGACCTCGACGGCGACCGCGCGGACGCGGTGCTGCCGGTGGTGCGGCTGCTGCTGGGCCTGGACGGCGACGGACCGGAGGGTGACCGGCGGACGGCCGTCGATGACAACGACCTTGTGGGGGTGGCGGGATGA
- a CDS encoding cell division protein PerM: protein MADVTHATDPNEPNQPTAGRGPYPADHGRQAFPTAAGAPMRPMAPTASLYTSSPRSPLSPLLRRARRRSSKLVAGVLGGALAAGLGVGAFVALVTMLWISSPYPDSGPGGALHVAAALWLLSHGVELVRTDTLSGVPAPVGLVPLFLLALPAVLLHRSARDHAGDGSGVSARAMWAGLVIGYAAVGAVVTLYASGGVLRPRWLWAALCVPLLAALAAGTGVWAGRGRPRLPLPALLGGAPETVWRRHLVAAAGRAAAAGVLMLAGGGALLVAVSLVWHGGAARDSFLQLTEALSGRFAVLLLCLALVPNAALWAAAYGLGPGFVLGAGHTVAPLDSAAQGMAVLLPPFPLLAAVPEGGGAPVYWAVGAVPLAAGMTVGWFVAARAAGDRVAPWPAGRTVGAALLAALLCAMAFALLALLSGGPLGTAALADFGPVWWQAGGATWAWVSAVGVPVALAARWGRVRARNRVRLQGRVRLQGRVRAQGRVRAQVRKGADGGGRTNTAGVPGQGRRSGAPAGEEAGRRRKRSIVARVFRREVKGDASGEASAGPRATAAVSVPGGSGGQGATSGRTSGGPRTGPRATERPKTTSASTATSASTPTPTPTTVAQSPPAPSAPSAPKRTRRFPAWLSGAKRGPAGRPDHPTPAASGDPTSTSTSTSTSTDTAAVSTSASTASGPSTGPDPTDALAPYDALDPYAYKSAATAPTPPPRWDTGSRAARWAALREAASTDERPEHHPSRPGTGPAPTSAHGPEVTPDSSPDSSPGEAP from the coding sequence ATGGCCGACGTGACCCACGCGACCGACCCGAACGAGCCGAACCAGCCGACCGCCGGGCGGGGCCCGTACCCCGCCGACCACGGCCGGCAGGCCTTCCCCACAGCGGCCGGGGCGCCCATGAGGCCCATGGCGCCGACGGCCTCCCTGTACACGTCGTCGCCGCGGTCTCCACTGTCGCCGCTGCTCAGGCGGGCGCGCCGACGGTCGTCCAAGCTCGTCGCCGGGGTGCTGGGCGGGGCCCTGGCGGCGGGGCTCGGGGTCGGGGCGTTCGTCGCCCTGGTGACGATGCTGTGGATCAGTTCGCCGTACCCGGACAGCGGGCCCGGTGGGGCGCTGCACGTGGCGGCGGCGCTGTGGCTGCTCTCGCACGGCGTGGAACTCGTCCGCACCGACACGCTCTCCGGCGTCCCCGCCCCGGTCGGCCTCGTCCCCCTCTTCCTGCTCGCCCTGCCGGCGGTGCTGCTGCACCGGTCGGCCCGGGACCACGCGGGCGACGGCTCCGGGGTGAGCGCCCGCGCGATGTGGGCCGGGCTCGTCATCGGTTACGCGGCGGTCGGCGCGGTGGTCACCCTGTACGCCTCGGGCGGCGTGCTGCGACCTCGGTGGTTGTGGGCCGCGCTGTGTGTACCGCTGCTGGCGGCGCTCGCGGCGGGTACGGGGGTGTGGGCGGGGCGCGGGCGCCCCCGGCTGCCCCTGCCCGCGCTCCTCGGGGGCGCCCCGGAGACGGTGTGGCGACGCCATCTCGTGGCCGCCGCCGGACGGGCCGCCGCGGCGGGGGTGCTCATGCTGGCCGGCGGTGGCGCGCTGCTGGTGGCCGTGTCCCTGGTCTGGCACGGCGGCGCGGCCCGCGACTCCTTCCTCCAGCTCACCGAGGCGCTGTCCGGGCGGTTCGCCGTACTGCTGCTCTGCCTCGCCCTCGTGCCGAACGCGGCGCTGTGGGCGGCGGCGTACGGGCTCGGCCCCGGGTTCGTGCTGGGCGCCGGGCACACCGTCGCGCCGCTGGACTCGGCGGCTCAGGGCATGGCCGTCCTCCTGCCCCCGTTTCCGCTGCTCGCGGCCGTCCCGGAGGGCGGGGGCGCGCCGGTGTACTGGGCGGTGGGCGCGGTGCCGCTGGCGGCGGGGATGACGGTCGGGTGGTTCGTCGCGGCGCGGGCGGCGGGTGACCGGGTGGCGCCGTGGCCGGCGGGGCGGACGGTCGGCGCGGCCCTCCTCGCGGCGCTCCTGTGTGCCATGGCCTTCGCCCTTCTCGCCCTCCTCTCCGGCGGGCCCCTCGGCACCGCCGCCCTCGCCGATTTCGGACCGGTGTGGTGGCAGGCGGGCGGCGCGACCTGGGCGTGGGTGAGCGCGGTGGGGGTGCCGGTGGCGCTGGCGGCGCGCTGGGGACGGGTCCGGGCGCGGAATCGGGTCCGGCTTCAGGGGCGGGTTCGGCTTCAGGGTCGGGTTCGGGCTCAGGGTCGGGTACGGGCTCAGGTTCGGAAGGGAGCGGATGGGGGCGGGCGGACGAACACGGCCGGGGTGCCTGGGCAGGGGCGGCGGTCGGGGGCGCCCGCAGGTGAGGAGGCCGGTCGGCGGCGGAAGAGGTCGATCGTGGCCAGGGTCTTCCGGCGCGAGGTGAAGGGGGACGCGAGTGGGGAGGCCTCGGCAGGCCCGAGGGCGACCGCCGCCGTGTCCGTGCCGGGCGGCTCGGGCGGGCAGGGGGCTACGTCGGGGCGCACGTCGGGTGGACCCAGAACGGGGCCCCGAGCCACCGAGCGCCCGAAGACGACCTCGGCATCGACAGCGACCTCAGCCTCGACCCCGACTCCAACCCCGACCACCGTGGCGCAGTCTCCGCCCGCCCCGAGCGCCCCGAGTGCCCCGAAACGCACACGCCGTTTCCCGGCCTGGCTCTCCGGAGCGAAGCGAGGCCCGGCCGGCCGTCCCGACCATCCAACTCCGGCGGCCTCCGGGGACCCCACATCCACATCCACATCCACGTCCACGTCCACCGATACCGCCGCCGTCAGCACCAGTGCCAGTACCGCTTCCGGGCCAAGCACCGGCCCCGACCCCACCGACGCCCTTGCCCCGTACGACGCCCTCGACCCGTACGCCTACAAGTCCGCCGCGACCGCTCCCACACCCCCGCCCCGCTGGGACACGGGCTCCCGTGCGGCCCGCTGGGCGGCCTTGCGTGAGGCGGCCTCGACGGACGAGCGACCCGAACACCATCCCTCGCGCCCCGGCACGGGCCCCGCCCCCACCTCGGCCCACGGCCCCGAAGTCACTCCCGACTCCAGCCCTGACTCCAGCCCCGGCGAAGCCCCCTGA